In Amycolatopsis solani, a single window of DNA contains:
- a CDS encoding SDR family NAD(P)-dependent oxidoreductase, with protein MRTDLDGRAVLVTGGASGIGLACVRAFRAEGARVGVIDREPGPGVVRADVTDEPALADAVAAIARDFGGLDAVVGCAGISGPVGTPLAATTAADVARVLAVNVTGQFLLVKHALPWLAEGGSVVLLGSDSAFTAAPGMVPYCASKGAVVAMTRALAVEVPGIRVNCVCPSVVDTPMARADLGAVLDDPAFPVQAAADVARQVLFLASPASRPVNGQALLADFGMSARSAFPA; from the coding sequence ATGCGAACAGACCTCGACGGCCGGGCGGTCCTGGTGACCGGCGGGGCCTCCGGCATCGGGCTGGCCTGCGTGCGGGCGTTCCGCGCCGAGGGGGCGCGGGTCGGCGTGATCGACCGCGAGCCCGGCCCCGGCGTCGTCCGGGCGGACGTCACCGACGAGCCCGCGCTGGCCGACGCGGTGGCGGCGATCGCCCGGGACTTCGGCGGCCTCGACGCGGTCGTCGGCTGCGCCGGGATCTCCGGCCCGGTCGGCACGCCGCTGGCCGCGACCACGGCCGCCGACGTCGCCCGCGTTCTCGCCGTCAACGTCACGGGGCAGTTCCTGCTGGTCAAGCACGCGCTGCCGTGGCTGGCCGAGGGCGGCTCGGTGGTCCTGCTCGGCAGCGACTCGGCGTTCACGGCCGCGCCGGGCATGGTGCCCTACTGCGCGTCCAAGGGCGCGGTGGTCGCGATGACCCGGGCGCTGGCCGTCGAGGTGCCGGGGATCCGGGTCAACTGCGTCTGCCCGTCGGTGGTGGACACGCCGATGGCGCGCGCGGACCTCGGCGCCGTCCTGGACGACCCCGCGTTCCCGGTCCAGGCCGCCGCCGACGTCGCCCGGCAGGTGCTGTTCCTCGCGTCCCCGGCTTCGCGGCCGGTCAACGGCCAAGCCCTGCTGGCCGACTTCGGGATGTCGGCCCGCTCGGCGTTCCCCGCTTAG
- a CDS encoding primary-amine oxidase produces the protein MSTPHPLDPLTAAELSAGRAILAAAGLLGAAVRVPQAVPVEPAKEDVRAGRGDRRIRYTLLDTATGRAGDAVVSVTENELVSWDDWAETEGQPSYLFEEYALAEQLTKASADWQAAMARRGLADRIGHAFCAPLAPGYFGRADETGRVMRSLTFLREDEGDSPWAHPVEGLVVHLDLTRQRVLRVEDEGDVPVPAEHGRYTGVPARTTLKPIEITQPDGPSFTVDGTEVTWEGWRLRVGFNAREGLTLHRISFQDRPVLYRASVPEMVVPYGDVAPGRFWISYFDAGEYQFGKNGNDLRLGCDCVGVIHYFPAWVADDHGEPVEIPRAICLHEEDDGILWKHTDLAGRPEVRRSRRLVVSSISTIGNYDYGHYWYFHLDGSISFEAKATGVVFCGAGTPGEEQPHATELAPGLFAPVHQHLFCARLDVEVDGDRTSLHEVDVEGVPTGPANPYGNAFTWRSTPLRTEREAMRRADPARARVWEVRSASRTNRLGKPTAYQLVPSPSATLLAQPDATVHARATFATRHLWATPYHEDERFPAGDRPNAHPGGAGLPAWTAADRDLVDADLVLWHVFGPTHVPRPEDWPVMPVDRSGFLFRPYGFLDRNPALDLPSGDHCDH, from the coding sequence GTGAGCACGCCGCACCCCCTCGACCCGCTGACCGCCGCCGAACTGAGCGCCGGACGCGCGATCCTCGCCGCCGCCGGGCTGCTCGGCGCCGCGGTCCGCGTCCCGCAGGCCGTCCCCGTCGAACCCGCCAAGGAAGACGTGCGGGCCGGCCGGGGCGATCGCCGCATCCGCTACACGCTCCTCGACACCGCCACCGGCCGCGCCGGGGACGCCGTCGTCTCGGTGACCGAAAACGAACTGGTCTCCTGGGACGACTGGGCCGAAACCGAAGGACAGCCGTCTTACCTGTTCGAGGAGTACGCGCTGGCCGAGCAGCTGACGAAGGCGTCGGCGGACTGGCAGGCCGCGATGGCGCGGCGTGGCCTCGCCGACCGGATCGGCCACGCCTTCTGCGCGCCGCTGGCGCCCGGGTACTTCGGGCGGGCGGACGAGACCGGCCGGGTGATGCGCTCGCTGACGTTCCTGCGCGAGGACGAAGGCGACAGCCCGTGGGCGCACCCGGTCGAAGGACTGGTCGTGCACCTCGACCTGACCCGGCAGCGGGTGCTGCGCGTCGAGGACGAAGGCGACGTCCCGGTGCCCGCCGAGCACGGGCGCTACACCGGTGTCCCGGCCCGCACGACGTTGAAGCCGATCGAGATCACCCAGCCCGACGGCCCGAGCTTCACCGTCGACGGCACCGAGGTGACGTGGGAGGGCTGGCGCCTGCGCGTCGGCTTCAACGCCCGCGAAGGCCTGACGCTGCACCGGATCAGCTTCCAGGACCGGCCGGTCCTCTACCGGGCCTCCGTCCCCGAGATGGTGGTCCCGTACGGGGACGTCGCGCCCGGCCGGTTCTGGATCAGCTACTTCGACGCCGGGGAGTACCAGTTCGGCAAGAACGGCAACGACCTGCGCCTGGGCTGCGACTGCGTCGGCGTGATCCACTACTTCCCGGCCTGGGTCGCCGACGACCACGGCGAGCCGGTCGAGATCCCGCGGGCGATCTGCCTGCACGAAGAGGACGACGGCATCCTCTGGAAGCACACCGACCTCGCCGGGCGGCCCGAGGTCCGCCGCTCCCGGCGGCTGGTGGTCTCCTCGATCTCCACCATCGGCAACTACGACTACGGCCACTACTGGTACTTCCACCTGGACGGCTCGATCTCGTTCGAGGCGAAGGCCACCGGCGTCGTCTTCTGCGGCGCCGGCACGCCCGGCGAGGAGCAGCCGCACGCGACCGAGCTCGCGCCCGGCCTGTTCGCGCCGGTGCACCAGCACCTGTTCTGCGCCCGGCTCGACGTCGAGGTCGACGGCGATCGCACCAGCCTGCACGAGGTCGACGTCGAAGGCGTGCCGACCGGACCGGCCAACCCGTACGGCAACGCGTTCACCTGGCGCAGCACGCCGTTGCGGACCGAGCGGGAGGCGATGCGCCGGGCCGATCCCGCCCGCGCCCGCGTCTGGGAGGTCCGGAGCGCTTCGCGGACGAACCGGCTCGGCAAGCCGACCGCCTACCAGCTGGTGCCGAGCCCGTCGGCGACGCTGCTGGCGCAGCCGGACGCGACCGTGCACGCCCGCGCGACGTTCGCGACCCGGCACCTGTGGGCGACGCCGTACCACGAGGACGAGCGGTTCCCGGCCGGCGACCGGCCGAACGCCCACCCCGGCGGCGCGGGCCTGCCCGCCTGGACCGCCGCCGACCGCGACCTCGTCGACGCCGACCTCGTGCTGTGGCACGTGTTCGGCCCCACCCACGTCCCGCGCCCCGAGGACTGGCCGGTGATGCCGGTCGACCGCTCCGGATTCCTGTTCCGGCCGTACGGGTTCCTCGACCGCAACCCCGCGCTCGACCTCCCGTCCGGCGACCACTGCGACCACTGA
- a CDS encoding MoaF C-terminal domain-containing protein, which yields MTTLSDTSTWLPLDGLAPGFDANKAPVVGDLHGRTFVLHDDGDGPDRTARFTGTRVAWDGSTVLCETFLVDADLYYAQFHPAPREAVSLLLDLREGRALVVTTTIGADGTPRVTQEFRPATLDGFEARGEPMAPSTALIGRRVVWVYSREHAYEHVYLSPHWYTWQCLAGPERGLADTDENTVYRIRPGIHVFAWREKVIPCASVTVADHRDARRLRSHGVLFGLDGSGECPTHFTFGAYGRLLSTTVHPDGLDPAED from the coding sequence GTGACCACGCTTTCCGACACCTCGACCTGGCTCCCCCTCGACGGCCTGGCCCCGGGCTTCGACGCGAACAAGGCCCCCGTGGTCGGCGACCTGCACGGCCGCACGTTCGTCCTGCACGACGACGGCGACGGCCCGGACCGCACCGCCCGGTTCACCGGCACGCGCGTGGCGTGGGACGGCTCGACGGTCCTCTGCGAGACGTTCCTGGTCGACGCCGACCTGTACTACGCCCAGTTCCACCCCGCCCCGCGCGAGGCGGTCTCGCTCCTGCTGGACCTGCGCGAGGGCCGCGCGCTGGTCGTCACCACGACGATCGGCGCGGACGGCACCCCGCGCGTCACCCAGGAGTTCCGGCCAGCGACCCTCGACGGCTTCGAGGCGCGCGGGGAGCCGATGGCGCCGAGCACCGCCCTGATCGGCCGCCGGGTGGTGTGGGTCTACAGCCGCGAGCACGCCTACGAACACGTCTACCTCAGCCCGCACTGGTACACCTGGCAGTGCCTGGCCGGCCCGGAGCGCGGGCTCGCCGACACCGACGAGAACACCGTCTACCGGATCCGCCCCGGCATCCACGTGTTCGCCTGGCGCGAGAAGGTCATCCCGTGCGCGTCGGTCACCGTCGCCGACCACCGCGACGCCCGCCGGCTGCGCTCCCACGGCGTCCTCTTCGGACTCGACGGGTCCGGCGAGTGCCCGACGCACTTCACCTTCGGCGCGTACGGGCGGCTGCTGAGCACCACCGTGCACCCGGACGGCCTGGACCCGGCGGAGGACTGA
- a CDS encoding amidohydrolase, producing the protein MAADLVLTNAVVYTVDAVRPWASALAVSGGKIVALEDAERGPKTEVVDLGGAFVLPGLVDVHNHHAMAGRAELFELTFGADASLDEILGLVRARAATLGPDEWLTGGAWASTLVSALSTTVARRALDDAAGGRPVSLSDDSRHNRWVSTRALELAGITAGTPDPPGGVLVRDGGEPSGLLLEAAGVLVERVTGALTPEQHRRASRRAIEILHGFGVTAFQDAGVSTDILGALRSLDLAGELDAWVVSSLLVNDPIFGVDPIGAPLLEVAESYRSPHHRPDFVKIFLDGVPPTRTAAFLEPYLPDETHGGCFHGSTTMPPAELTEWLLTAAAAGFSAKVHCTGDASVRQFLDAVAKVRAAGFADTRFQVAHGQFVHPDDLPRFAELGVAADISPFLWVPGVIPSAIAEVLPASRASRMQPNRALLDSGALVAGGSDWPVSESPNAWEGIAGLVTREDPSGRRPGALWPEQAITLAEAIEVFTLGGARACGLDDVTGSLTPGRSADFVVLDRDPFRTTDVAGTKVTETWFEGRRVFVR; encoded by the coding sequence GTGGCCGCCGACCTGGTCCTGACCAACGCCGTCGTGTACACAGTGGACGCCGTGCGGCCGTGGGCGTCCGCGCTCGCGGTGTCCGGCGGGAAGATCGTCGCGCTCGAAGACGCCGAGCGCGGCCCGAAGACCGAGGTGGTCGACCTCGGCGGCGCGTTCGTCCTGCCGGGCCTGGTCGACGTGCACAACCACCACGCGATGGCCGGGCGCGCCGAGCTGTTCGAGCTGACCTTCGGCGCGGACGCGAGCCTGGACGAGATCCTCGGCCTGGTCCGGGCGCGGGCGGCGACGCTCGGCCCGGACGAGTGGCTGACCGGCGGCGCGTGGGCGTCCACTTTGGTCTCGGCGCTGTCGACGACGGTGGCCCGGCGGGCACTGGACGACGCGGCGGGCGGCCGTCCGGTGTCCCTTTCGGACGACAGCAGGCACAACCGCTGGGTCAGCACCCGCGCGCTGGAGCTGGCCGGGATCACGGCGGGGACACCCGACCCGCCCGGCGGCGTGCTCGTCCGGGACGGCGGCGAACCCAGCGGGCTCCTGCTGGAGGCGGCCGGGGTGCTGGTGGAGCGGGTGACCGGCGCCCTGACCCCCGAGCAGCACCGCCGCGCGTCCCGGCGCGCGATCGAGATCCTGCACGGCTTCGGCGTCACGGCGTTCCAGGACGCCGGGGTCTCGACCGACATCCTGGGCGCGCTGCGGTCGCTGGACCTGGCCGGCGAACTCGACGCGTGGGTGGTGTCGTCCCTGCTGGTCAACGACCCGATCTTCGGCGTCGACCCGATCGGCGCGCCACTGCTGGAGGTGGCGGAGTCGTACCGGAGCCCGCACCACCGCCCGGACTTCGTGAAGATCTTCCTCGACGGCGTCCCGCCGACCCGCACGGCGGCGTTCCTCGAGCCGTACCTGCCGGACGAGACCCACGGCGGCTGCTTCCACGGATCGACGACGATGCCCCCGGCCGAGCTGACCGAGTGGCTGCTGACGGCCGCCGCGGCGGGCTTCTCGGCGAAGGTCCACTGCACGGGCGACGCTTCGGTGCGGCAGTTCCTGGACGCCGTCGCGAAGGTGCGGGCCGCGGGGTTCGCCGACACCCGGTTCCAGGTGGCGCACGGGCAGTTCGTGCACCCGGACGACCTGCCGCGGTTCGCCGAGCTGGGCGTGGCGGCGGACATCTCGCCGTTCCTGTGGGTCCCGGGCGTGATCCCGTCGGCGATCGCCGAGGTGCTGCCGGCTTCGCGTGCTTCGCGCATGCAGCCGAACCGGGCACTGCTCGACAGCGGTGCCCTGGTCGCGGGCGGGTCGGACTGGCCGGTGAGCGAGTCGCCGAACGCGTGGGAGGGGATCGCGGGCCTGGTCACCCGCGAGGACCCGTCCGGCCGCCGGCCGGGGGCGCTGTGGCCGGAGCAGGCGATCACCCTGGCGGAGGCGATCGAGGTGTTCACGCTGGGCGGGGCGCGGGCGTGCGGGCTGGACGACGTGACAGGGTCGCTGACGCCGGGCCGGTCGGCGGACTTCGTGGTGCTGGACCGCGATCCCTTCCGGACCACCGACGTGGCCGGCACGAAGGTGACCGAGACGTGGTTCGAGGGCCGGCGCGTGTTCGTGCGCTGA
- a CDS encoding TetR/AcrR family transcriptional regulator, with product MPKIIDHDQRRSDIVDVTWDLIVRGGIEAATMREIAAAAGFANGALKLYFPSKEDIIAATYERALDMMRQYVELDGLRGITALRELCVSSMPIDDERITAGRVLLIFWQMSLGNRTMHDKYLEHVREWRGLLHRFLAEGREDGEIVTKTPDEQIVDEIVLLNAGANVMSLVAGEFSTIDLQHRHLESLLDRLTRP from the coding sequence GTGCCCAAGATCATCGACCACGACCAGCGGCGCAGCGACATCGTCGACGTCACCTGGGACCTCATCGTGCGCGGCGGGATCGAAGCCGCCACCATGCGGGAGATCGCCGCCGCGGCCGGGTTCGCCAACGGGGCGCTCAAGCTGTACTTCCCCAGCAAGGAAGACATCATCGCGGCCACCTACGAGCGAGCGCTCGACATGATGCGGCAGTACGTCGAGCTCGACGGGCTCCGGGGGATCACCGCGCTGCGCGAACTCTGCGTGTCGTCCATGCCGATCGACGACGAGCGGATCACCGCCGGACGGGTGCTGCTGATCTTCTGGCAGATGTCGCTGGGCAACCGGACCATGCACGACAAGTACCTCGAGCACGTCCGCGAGTGGCGCGGGCTGCTCCACCGCTTCCTCGCCGAAGGCCGCGAAGACGGCGAGATCGTCACGAAGACCCCCGACGAGCAGATCGTCGACGAGATCGTCCTGCTGAACGCCGGCGCCAACGTGATGAGCCTGGTGGCGGGTGAGTTCTCCACGATCGACCTCCAGCACCGGCACCTGGAGTCGCTCTTGGACCGCCTCACCCGCCCCTGA
- a CDS encoding alpha/beta hydrolase, whose protein sequence is MSAGLDPAVRELLDRAASAPSPERPLTAVELRAAFAAARPAPGPAAAVASVADHWVPGPGGPLRVRLYLPEVAGPVPAFVWIHGGGWTIGSIDENEVASRAVCAAASVAVAAVEYRLAPEHPYPAAPSDCYAVVEWLAAGGAGPAVSPTRIAVGGESAGGNLSTVVSLMARDRGGPPIAAQVLICPVSGHPDDGHQSYVDYATGYGMTADAMRFFFAQYAPAAPDDPYVLPSRSRDLSGLPPALVLTAEYDVLRDEGEAFARQLSAAGVAVDVHRYEGQIHGFYGLYPDLPASPRSHAEVAAYLKGIFA, encoded by the coding sequence GTGAGCGCGGGCCTGGACCCGGCCGTGCGGGAACTGCTGGACCGGGCGGCGTCGGCACCCTCGCCCGAGCGTCCGCTCACGGCGGTGGAGCTGCGGGCGGCGTTCGCCGCCGCCCGGCCCGCGCCGGGTCCGGCGGCGGCGGTCGCGTCGGTGGCCGACCACTGGGTGCCGGGTCCGGGTGGTCCCCTGCGTGTCCGGCTGTACCTGCCAGAGGTGGCCGGTCCGGTCCCGGCGTTCGTCTGGATCCACGGCGGTGGCTGGACGATCGGCTCGATCGACGAGAACGAGGTCGCGTCGCGGGCGGTGTGCGCGGCGGCGTCGGTCGCGGTGGCGGCGGTCGAGTACCGCCTCGCGCCCGAGCACCCGTACCCGGCCGCGCCGTCGGACTGCTACGCGGTGGTGGAATGGCTGGCCGCGGGCGGCGCCGGGCCCGCGGTTTCGCCGACGCGGATCGCGGTGGGCGGGGAGAGCGCCGGCGGCAACCTGTCCACAGTGGTCTCACTGATGGCTCGCGACCGCGGCGGCCCGCCGATCGCCGCGCAGGTGCTGATCTGCCCGGTGTCCGGCCACCCGGACGACGGTCACCAGTCCTATGTGGACTACGCGACCGGCTACGGCATGACGGCCGACGCGATGCGGTTCTTCTTCGCCCAGTACGCCCCGGCGGCGCCGGACGACCCGTACGTGCTGCCTTCGCGGTCCCGTGACCTGTCGGGCCTGCCCCCGGCACTGGTGCTGACGGCGGAGTACGACGTCCTGCGCGACGAAGGGGAGGCGTTCGCCCGGCAACTGTCCGCGGCGGGGGTGGCGGTGGACGTGCACCGGTACGAGGGCCAGATCCACGGGTTCTACGGGCTGTACCCGGATCTGCCGGCGTCCCCGCGGTCGCACGCCGAGGTGGCGGCGTACCTGAAGGGGATCTTCGCCTGA
- a CDS encoding methyltransferase family protein, with the protein MTTRPATPERIVDIAVGYMAAQQLFAANRIGLFPALAAGPLAAGELAGRTGRPEKTVRILGDALAALGLLSRVDGRYALTKDTAAYFGGEGLDLAPFLTFLETISYPHWQQFPHTTDTGEPGELDLTGDRWDTFLGGVMVYNALHARMLAGAFDFGGYKNLLDLGGLSAEFALQALRANDVLRATFVYDPRSVPSVTEAVAEFADRATVAGAATPEAEPSGEFDLVMVNHVVHRFSAGENRTILRHARAAAAPGARLLLLDFFLDDDASPRALDALHAGEYLVIDGTVVYPEADVRGWLAEAGWRPVDRLTLPGSPRVLVAEAV; encoded by the coding sequence GTGACGACCAGACCCGCCACGCCCGAACGGATCGTGGACATCGCGGTCGGCTACATGGCCGCCCAGCAGCTCTTCGCCGCCAACCGCATCGGCCTTTTCCCCGCGCTGGCGGCCGGTCCGCTCGCGGCGGGGGAGCTGGCCGGGCGCACCGGCCGGCCCGAAAAGACCGTCCGGATCCTGGGGGACGCCCTCGCCGCGCTCGGCCTGCTGTCCCGCGTGGACGGCCGGTACGCGCTGACCAAGGACACCGCCGCGTACTTCGGCGGGGAAGGTCTGGACCTCGCGCCCTTCCTGACCTTCCTCGAGACGATCAGCTACCCCCACTGGCAGCAGTTCCCGCACACCACCGACACCGGTGAACCCGGCGAGCTCGACCTCACCGGCGACCGCTGGGACACCTTCCTCGGCGGGGTCATGGTGTATAACGCCCTACACGCCCGGATGCTGGCGGGCGCATTCGACTTCGGTGGGTACAAAAACCTCCTGGACCTGGGGGGCCTCTCGGCCGAATTCGCGCTGCAGGCGTTGCGCGCGAACGACGTGCTGCGGGCGACGTTCGTCTACGACCCGCGGTCGGTCCCGTCGGTCACCGAAGCGGTCGCGGAGTTCGCGGACCGGGCGACGGTCGCCGGCGCGGCGACCCCCGAGGCCGAGCCTTCGGGCGAGTTCGACCTGGTGATGGTGAACCACGTCGTCCACCGGTTCTCCGCCGGTGAGAACCGGACGATCCTGCGCCACGCGCGGGCCGCGGCGGCGCCGGGCGCGCGGTTGCTGCTGCTCGACTTCTTCCTGGACGACGACGCATCGCCGCGGGCGCTCGACGCACTGCACGCGGGGGAGTACCTGGTCATCGACGGCACGGTGGTGTACCCGGAGGCCGACGTCCGCGGCTGGCTGGCCGAGGCCGGCTGGCGCCCGGTGGACCGGCTGACGCTGCCGGGCTCGCCGCGGGTGCTGGTCGCGGAGGCGGTGTGA
- a CDS encoding dipeptide ABC transporter ATP-binding protein → MTLLEIRELTVGVVTDGTERELVRELSLDLAQGRTLCVVGESGSGKTVTALSIIRLLEFVAPVRTRGEIALDGVDLTRLPADAMRAYRGPRIGMIFQEALDSLNPSRRVGGQLAEAYREPGSLPGQAARRGSPLRKRAEAKARRLLTEVGLTDTDRILRLYPHQMSGGMQQRVMIALALMADPDLLIADEPTTALDVTTQAEILTLFDRVRRDHSTACVFITHDMGVAAQVADRIAVMYRGRLVEVGSRDDVLTRPKHPYTRALLGCVPQLGVSRRDGFPTISPARLEAAMAGEVTEAVETRALKPRPERDHDGPPLTITAVSQVYGRKGRRIEAVRDVSLEIPPGEFFGLVGESGSGKSTLGRLVTALEPPASGTIAFGAHGITPTGLVGDERAFRRRVQLIFQDPQSSLDPRHTAARIIAEPLKELTPLRGAELDRRVADLIDEVGLPKDSAGKLPSQLSGGQRQRVSIARAIAAGPELIVADEPTSALDVSVQGQVLNLLLDLRRTRTLSLLFITHNLSLVLSVADRVGVMYRGELIETGTPEEIRLSPRHDYTRRLLAANPDLPALPHTGSTRP, encoded by the coding sequence ATGACGCTGCTCGAAATCCGGGAGCTCACCGTCGGCGTCGTCACCGACGGGACCGAGCGCGAACTCGTGCGGGAGCTCTCCCTCGATCTCGCGCAAGGGCGGACGCTCTGCGTGGTCGGCGAGTCCGGCAGCGGCAAGACCGTGACCGCCCTGTCGATCATCCGCCTGCTCGAGTTCGTCGCCCCCGTCCGCACGCGCGGCGAGATCGCGCTCGACGGCGTGGACCTCACGCGGTTGCCCGCCGACGCGATGCGCGCCTACCGCGGCCCGCGGATCGGCATGATCTTCCAGGAGGCCCTCGACTCCCTCAACCCGAGCCGCCGCGTCGGCGGGCAGCTGGCCGAGGCCTACCGCGAGCCCGGGTCGCTGCCCGGTCAGGCCGCCCGGCGCGGCAGCCCGCTGCGCAAGCGGGCCGAAGCCAAGGCCCGGCGGCTGCTGACCGAGGTCGGGCTCACCGACACCGACCGGATCCTGCGGCTGTACCCGCACCAGATGTCCGGCGGCATGCAGCAGCGCGTGATGATCGCGCTCGCCCTGATGGCCGACCCCGACCTGCTCATCGCCGACGAACCGACCACCGCCCTCGACGTCACCACACAGGCGGAGATCCTCACGCTCTTCGACCGCGTGCGCCGCGACCACAGCACGGCGTGCGTGTTCATCACCCACGACATGGGGGTCGCCGCGCAGGTCGCCGACCGGATCGCGGTGATGTACCGCGGCCGGCTGGTCGAGGTGGGCTCCCGGGACGACGTCCTGACCCGGCCGAAGCACCCCTACACCCGGGCGCTGCTCGGGTGCGTGCCGCAGCTGGGCGTCAGCCGCCGCGACGGCTTCCCGACCATCTCCCCCGCTCGGCTCGAAGCGGCGATGGCGGGTGAAGTGACCGAAGCCGTGGAAACCCGCGCGCTCAAGCCCCGTCCCGAGCGGGACCACGACGGGCCGCCGCTGACCATCACCGCCGTGTCCCAAGTGTACGGACGAAAAGGACGCCGGATCGAAGCCGTCCGGGACGTCTCCCTCGAGATCCCGCCCGGCGAGTTCTTCGGGCTGGTCGGCGAATCCGGCTCCGGCAAGTCCACGCTCGGCCGGCTGGTGACCGCGCTCGAACCACCGGCGTCGGGGACCATCGCCTTCGGCGCGCACGGGATCACGCCCACCGGGCTGGTCGGGGACGAACGCGCGTTCCGCCGCCGCGTCCAGCTCATCTTCCAGGACCCGCAGAGTTCCCTCGACCCCCGCCACACCGCGGCGCGGATCATCGCCGAGCCGCTGAAGGAGCTGACCCCGCTGCGCGGCGCCGAGCTCGACCGGCGGGTGGCCGACCTGATCGACGAAGTCGGCCTGCCGAAGGACTCCGCCGGGAAACTGCCCTCGCAGCTGTCCGGCGGCCAGCGCCAGCGCGTCTCCATCGCGCGGGCGATCGCGGCCGGGCCCGAGCTGATCGTCGCCGACGAGCCGACGTCGGCACTCGACGTCTCCGTGCAGGGCCAGGTGCTCAACCTGCTGCTGGACCTGCGCCGCACTCGCACGCTGAGCCTGCTGTTCATCACCCACAACCTCAGCCTCGTGCTGTCGGTCGCCGACCGCGTCGGCGTGATGTACCGCGGCGAGCTGATCGAAACCGGGACACCGGAAGAGATCCGGCTCTCCCCGCGGCACGACTACACCCGGCGGCTGCTCGCCGCCAACCCCGATCTGCCCGCCCTCCCCCACACAGGATCGACGCGCCCATGA